A single Lancefieldella parvula DSM 20469 DNA region contains:
- a CDS encoding ABC transporter permease, with amino-acid sequence MTTLKQFAAVVRLNIRLQLMDPTPTLILSIFPLVMIPFMEPAFKSMLLADGYTNVTGVEQAIPGMAIFFSFLSVQTIIQSFFREYAWGMWPRLEASSTPQGTILAGKAFVAYLIQAVQVLTVLGLGALIFGYRPTGNVVALILVILTFSAVLAALGVALALWTPTEDIALSLSNIVGMLAAGIGGSFCTVSSFPDWAQSVAKFSPAYWALNAVHAVSLDGAGMTDVLPQIGMLGIFFVILTILVVIQFTFKKGQQSR; translated from the coding sequence ATGACAACGCTTAAGCAATTTGCAGCAGTCGTACGACTTAATATTCGCCTCCAACTAATGGACCCAACTCCTACGCTCATTCTGAGCATCTTCCCTCTTGTTATGATTCCTTTTATGGAGCCTGCTTTTAAATCTATGCTTTTAGCCGATGGTTATACCAACGTCACGGGAGTAGAACAAGCAATACCTGGTATGGCTATATTTTTCTCTTTCCTCTCGGTACAAACTATCATTCAATCTTTCTTCCGTGAATATGCCTGGGGTATGTGGCCTCGTCTGGAAGCGTCCTCAACTCCTCAAGGCACAATTCTTGCAGGAAAAGCGTTTGTTGCTTACCTCATACAAGCCGTTCAAGTTCTTACCGTTCTTGGTCTTGGTGCACTAATTTTTGGATATCGACCAACCGGAAACGTTGTGGCACTTATCTTGGTAATCCTTACATTCTCAGCAGTTCTTGCTGCTTTAGGTGTAGCGCTTGCTCTTTGGACGCCCACAGAAGACATTGCTTTGTCTCTTTCTAACATCGTAGGTATGCTTGCTGCAGGAATCGGTGGATCTTTCTGTACTGTTTCAAGTTTTCCAGACTGGGCTCAATCCGTGGCAAAATTCTCACCAGCTTACTGGGCACTTAATGCAGTTCATGCAGTCAGTTTAGATGGTGCTGGTATGACTGACGTATTGCCTCAAATTGGCATGCTTGGGATATTCTTTGTAATTCTTACAATACTTGTGGTGATACAATTTACGTTTAAGAAAGGTCAACAATCCCGTTAA
- the glmS gene encoding glutamine--fructose-6-phosphate transaminase (isomerizing), which translates to MCGIVGFTGHQSAKDILIEGLKRLEYRGYDSVGIALQNATNKELTVVHRVGKVAGLAEAVEYLDNVSPCGIGHTRWATHGAPSERNAHPHTSCDNKIAVVHNGIIENFAELREQLEAHGHKFRSDTDTEVVAHLIEEAYSGNLRDAVAKACSQIVGTYGLAVICSQEPGRIVVTRKDSPIVLAHGEKGSYVASDIIAVIEASRDVTVLGDNEFAVMEPDGISYTDAEGNPIQPKVMHVDWDVDVAEKGGYPDFMLKEIHEQPRVIRDTLAGRLTNGVLSIDELGMSLEQLRLIDRVYIIACGTSYHAGLIARQLIEGWARIPVEVEAASEFRYRNPIITPSTLVVAVSQSGETADTLAAIRDARIKGAKVFGITNVIGSPVARESDGVIYTKANKEIAVASTKSFLGQIVSLTLLAMVLAQAKGKLSIAQIRLLFKELADTAEQVEEVLSDTKAIDIAAQACKDANDALFIGRGMGAAICYEGALKLKEISYLHAEAYAAGEMKHGPIALLSKGYPVIAVATNSPVYDKMISNIQESRARGAMIIAVATEGDQEIKKHADYVIYVPKVRDAFSPIIASVPLQLFARSMALARGCDVDKPRNLAKSVTVE; encoded by the coding sequence ATGTGCGGCATCGTTGGTTTCACCGGACACCAAAGTGCAAAAGATATTCTTATTGAAGGTCTTAAACGTCTCGAATATCGTGGGTATGACTCTGTCGGCATCGCTTTGCAAAACGCTACCAATAAAGAACTTACGGTCGTACATCGCGTAGGAAAAGTTGCGGGATTAGCTGAAGCGGTGGAGTACCTCGATAACGTAAGTCCCTGTGGCATTGGACATACCCGCTGGGCAACGCATGGTGCTCCAAGCGAGCGTAATGCTCACCCACATACCTCTTGCGATAATAAAATTGCTGTCGTACATAATGGCATCATCGAGAATTTTGCCGAACTCCGTGAGCAACTTGAAGCTCATGGGCACAAATTCCGCAGCGACACCGATACTGAAGTTGTCGCTCACCTTATTGAAGAAGCCTACAGCGGCAACCTTCGCGATGCTGTTGCCAAGGCATGCTCGCAGATAGTAGGAACCTATGGACTTGCTGTTATATGCTCTCAGGAACCTGGTCGCATCGTAGTTACTCGTAAAGATTCCCCCATCGTCCTTGCACATGGCGAGAAGGGCAGCTACGTTGCATCCGACATCATCGCGGTTATCGAAGCCTCCCGAGACGTTACTGTCCTTGGCGACAACGAGTTTGCCGTTATGGAGCCCGATGGCATCAGCTACACCGATGCTGAAGGCAATCCTATTCAACCTAAAGTTATGCACGTCGATTGGGATGTTGACGTTGCCGAGAAGGGCGGCTACCCCGATTTCATGCTCAAAGAAATCCATGAGCAGCCACGTGTTATCCGCGACACCCTTGCAGGACGTCTGACCAACGGCGTACTTTCCATTGATGAGCTAGGTATGTCCTTGGAGCAGCTCCGTTTAATTGATCGCGTTTATATCATTGCTTGTGGAACCAGCTACCACGCCGGTCTTATCGCCCGTCAGCTTATCGAAGGCTGGGCACGCATACCTGTCGAAGTTGAAGCTGCAAGCGAATTTCGTTATCGCAACCCCATTATTACTCCGTCAACGCTGGTAGTTGCCGTTTCTCAGTCCGGTGAAACTGCTGACACTCTCGCAGCCATCCGCGATGCCCGCATCAAAGGGGCCAAGGTTTTTGGCATTACCAACGTTATTGGTAGTCCCGTGGCCCGTGAATCCGATGGTGTTATTTATACTAAGGCTAACAAGGAGATTGCCGTTGCCTCAACCAAATCTTTCCTCGGCCAGATTGTGAGCCTGACGCTTCTTGCCATGGTTCTTGCGCAGGCAAAAGGAAAGCTCTCAATCGCTCAGATACGCCTGCTCTTTAAGGAACTTGCCGATACCGCCGAGCAGGTCGAGGAGGTCCTCAGCGATACAAAGGCTATCGACATCGCAGCGCAGGCCTGCAAAGATGCTAATGATGCCTTGTTCATTGGCCGCGGCATGGGGGCTGCCATCTGCTACGAAGGCGCCCTCAAACTCAAGGAAATTAGTTATCTTCATGCCGAGGCATACGCGGCCGGAGAGATGAAGCATGGCCCCATTGCACTTCTGTCCAAAGGCTATCCTGTCATTGCCGTAGCAACTAACTCCCCGGTATACGACAAGATGATCTCCAATATCCAGGAATCCCGAGCACGCGGCGCCATGATTATTGCCGTAGCAACCGAAGGTGATCAGGAAATCAAAAAGCATGCCGACTATGTCATCTACGTGCCTAAAGTCAGAGATGCCTTCTCACCAATCATTGCCTCGGTACCTCTCCAGCTTTTTGCGCGCTCCATGGCTCTTGCACGCGGCTGTGACGTTGATAAGCCAAGAAACCTTGCAAAGTCAGTAACGGTCGAATAA
- a CDS encoding LPXTG cell wall anchor domain-containing protein, protein MSARLSTRTSARATTGFTITNTEVPHDTPKPKEDTPQKSNRKPAKKSGGVVPYTGDSNATGIAIALASTTVVLIGGGIYLRRRGRRE, encoded by the coding sequence TTGTCGGCAAGATTATCAACAAGGACATCCGCTCGCGCCACAACAGGCTTTACCATTACCAATACAGAAGTTCCTCACGATACCCCTAAGCCAAAAGAAGACACACCTCAAAAGTCCAACAGAAAACCTGCTAAGAAATCCGGTGGAGTTGTCCCTTATACGGGGGACTCGAACGCTACAGGTATTGCAATCGCACTTGCCTCTACAACAGTGGTTCTCATTGGTGGCGGAATATACCTTCGTCGTAGAGGCCGGCGCGAATAA
- a CDS encoding Type 1 glutamine amidotransferase-like domain-containing protein: protein MKLFLTSYLAGTKELVQNFLTQNDIQEILFIPTAANVEEYRGYVDEGIAALKENGYNVTILDVATTPHNKSVQTIKNSGCLCISGGNTFYLLQELKRNGLLDLIKQKVQDGTLYIGESAGAIIACPDISYNQIMDNKTVATELTNYSGMGLVDYYVLPHNGEFPFVETTAQTIKVYGEKINLIPLNNSQAVIVENEDFSILTEPL from the coding sequence ATGAAACTCTTTCTTACGTCCTACTTAGCAGGTACAAAAGAACTTGTTCAGAACTTCCTCACCCAAAATGATATACAGGAAATCTTATTTATTCCTACAGCCGCTAATGTAGAAGAATACCGAGGCTATGTTGATGAGGGAATAGCAGCACTGAAAGAAAACGGCTATAACGTAACCATCCTTGACGTCGCAACAACTCCACATAACAAGAGTGTACAAACCATCAAAAACTCCGGATGCCTATGCATATCCGGTGGAAACACCTTCTATCTTTTACAAGAACTAAAAAGAAACGGTCTTCTCGATCTTATCAAACAAAAGGTCCAAGATGGCACGCTCTATATTGGTGAATCTGCAGGGGCGATAATTGCTTGTCCAGATATCTCGTACAATCAAATCATGGATAACAAGACGGTTGCTACAGAACTCACAAACTACTCAGGTATGGGACTTGTAGACTATTATGTCCTCCCCCATAATGGCGAGTTTCCTTTTGTTGAAACAACTGCTCAAACAATCAAAGTTTATGGCGAGAAAATCAATTTAATTCCATTAAATAACTCACAAGCCGTCATTGTTGAAAATGAGGACTTCTCCATACTGACAGAGCCCTTATAG
- a CDS encoding PadR family transcriptional regulator: protein MAKAIDSGTLTEPTFYILLSLYQPMHGYAIMQNVQEITDGRVAIGAGTLYGAINSLIEKGWIEALHNQPSDRKKEYRITQQGKQAFLQEVNRLQALLANAQNVINTANTKES from the coding sequence ATGGCAAAGGCAATCGATTCCGGTACACTCACTGAACCGACGTTTTACATTCTTCTTTCTCTTTATCAACCTATGCACGGATATGCCATTATGCAAAACGTCCAAGAGATTACTGACGGTCGAGTTGCCATCGGAGCGGGCACACTTTACGGTGCCATTAATTCGCTCATTGAAAAAGGTTGGATAGAAGCTCTGCACAACCAACCCAGCGACCGTAAAAAAGAGTACCGAATCACTCAGCAGGGCAAGCAAGCTTTTTTGCAGGAAGTTAATCGACTACAGGCACTTCTCGCTAACGCACAAAACGTCATCAACACAGCCAATACAAAGGAGTCTTGA
- a CDS encoding ATP-binding cassette domain-containing protein has translation MQLNLSNIEYIYPSAVEPTLCKVTATLPEGWTAFVGDNGSGKTTLARIVCGLLQPDVGVVSPSLFSTYCAQSANEPPSNLFDFAVAYDDLVIRLRNELSIEDDWSWRFDTLSCGQQKRLQIACALWSTPDVLVVDEPTNHVDASTRHALFTALSKFKGVGVLISHDRELLDALCSQCLFITNGTATMRPGGYSQASSQVALERSSAIHARDIAQKEKARTEREVQRRREEASRVQARRSGKGIAKNDSDARAKKRHYIVSGQDGKAGKLSAHIQSRLEKAEDNVANSKVEKRYDAHVWLDAEPSRRKVLFRMEPGHISVGESLLSFPALFIGNTDHIGLVGDNGSGKTTLVKKIIASISADMSPIDMSSMDAIFANMGGADTKVLYIPQEPDIAQKENTLKKIRELPSAQRGQVLSTVAQLNSDPDCILEGDTVSPGEMRKLMLALGILDSPELVIMDEPTNYLDLGSTEALEQLLSVYPGALLLVSHDASLVSSATSLTWRIQKLGDGYELVVD, from the coding sequence ATGCAGCTTAATCTTTCAAATATTGAATATATCTATCCATCAGCGGTAGAGCCTACTTTATGTAAGGTGACTGCTACGCTTCCAGAAGGATGGACAGCTTTTGTTGGCGATAATGGCTCTGGCAAGACAACACTTGCACGTATTGTGTGTGGTTTGTTGCAGCCTGACGTGGGAGTTGTGAGCCCTTCGCTTTTCTCGACATATTGTGCTCAAAGTGCAAATGAACCTCCCAGTAATCTCTTTGATTTTGCGGTTGCTTATGATGACCTGGTAATAAGGTTAAGAAACGAATTGTCTATTGAGGATGATTGGTCTTGGCGCTTTGACACACTTTCTTGCGGGCAACAGAAGCGTCTTCAGATTGCGTGCGCACTGTGGTCTACTCCTGATGTACTTGTTGTTGATGAGCCTACCAACCATGTTGACGCATCCACTCGACATGCTTTGTTTACAGCGTTGTCAAAATTTAAAGGCGTTGGCGTACTCATTTCTCATGATCGAGAATTGCTTGATGCGCTTTGTTCGCAATGTCTGTTTATAACAAACGGTACAGCTACTATGCGGCCTGGTGGGTATTCGCAGGCATCTTCGCAGGTAGCTTTAGAGCGTTCAAGTGCAATTCATGCTCGAGACATAGCGCAAAAAGAGAAGGCACGAACAGAGCGAGAAGTTCAACGTCGTCGAGAAGAAGCATCTCGAGTACAAGCACGTAGGAGTGGAAAGGGTATTGCAAAGAACGATAGTGATGCAAGAGCAAAAAAGCGCCACTACATTGTTTCTGGTCAAGATGGAAAGGCGGGCAAGTTGTCCGCTCATATACAGAGCAGGCTTGAAAAAGCAGAGGATAACGTTGCTAACAGTAAAGTTGAAAAACGGTATGATGCTCACGTGTGGCTTGACGCTGAACCGAGTAGGAGAAAGGTTCTCTTTAGGATGGAACCTGGCCACATTTCCGTTGGTGAGTCTTTGCTTAGTTTTCCAGCACTTTTTATAGGTAATACAGATCATATTGGACTTGTTGGGGACAATGGATCTGGCAAGACTACTCTGGTTAAGAAAATTATCGCGAGCATTTCCGCTGATATGAGCCCTATTGATATGAGTTCTATGGATGCAATCTTTGCAAATATGGGTGGAGCGGATACAAAGGTACTGTATATTCCTCAGGAACCTGATATAGCGCAGAAAGAAAACACGTTGAAGAAAATACGAGAGCTTCCCAGCGCTCAGCGAGGACAAGTGCTTTCTACTGTGGCGCAACTTAACTCAGATCCAGATTGTATTCTTGAGGGAGATACCGTAAGTCCAGGTGAAATGAGAAAGCTTATGCTTGCGCTAGGTATTTTAGATTCTCCAGAACTTGTAATTATGGATGAACCTACTAATTATCTTGATCTTGGATCCACAGAGGCTCTTGAGCAGCTACTGTCCGTATACCCTGGGGCGCTTTTGCTTGTTTCACACGACGCATCGTTGGTAAGTTCGGCTACGTCCTTAACCTGGAGAATACAAAAGTTAGGGGACGGTTATGAGCTTGTAGTAGATTAG
- a CDS encoding DUF2812 domain-containing protein yields the protein MSTSTTIKKFFTDFDAEEAWLNQMSAQGKELVNYRGGTYTFTTSEPHMWQYAIEILGTTSKEGRDYLSFLEDMGIETVSTYAGRAYLRKKDDGTPFVLHSDLKSRIAQAQKANFWPPIIITQLFIVLALCVNGVFQQVSPVAFGILAGIGIAFIIAAAIEFFVFAKPYRKRIRQLKQELAIKE from the coding sequence ATGAGCACCTCAACAACAATCAAAAAATTCTTTACCGACTTTGATGCAGAAGAAGCATGGCTCAATCAAATGAGCGCCCAGGGTAAAGAGCTGGTTAACTATCGCGGCGGAACGTACACATTTACTACAAGCGAGCCTCATATGTGGCAATATGCCATTGAGATCTTGGGTACAACCTCAAAAGAAGGTCGCGATTACCTCAGCTTCCTTGAAGACATGGGTATTGAAACCGTATCCACCTATGCCGGCCGAGCTTATCTGCGCAAGAAGGATGACGGAACCCCCTTTGTTCTCCACAGCGATCTGAAGTCTCGCATCGCCCAAGCTCAAAAGGCCAATTTTTGGCCCCCCATTATAATTACACAACTTTTCATTGTACTGGCACTTTGTGTAAACGGAGTTTTCCAACAGGTATCTCCTGTCGCCTTCGGCATTCTCGCTGGAATAGGTATTGCATTCATAATCGCTGCGGCTATTGAATTCTTTGTTTTTGCAAAACCATATCGCAAGCGCATCCGCCAGCTAAAGCAAGAGCTTGCTATTAAAGAGTAG
- a CDS encoding ABC transporter ATP-binding protein, with product MSDIKKGSPALQLSAVQKSYGDHHVLCGVDLKVMPGQILGLLGKNGAGKSTLIEILCGLRQADSGSISVCGMNPAKESVGHLIGYAPQDLGIYPDLTVMENLTYYGQLEGLSRKRSFARAEEVMELLGLTSEKTKRARHLSGGQKRRLHSGMAIMHEPKVIFMDEPTVGADVEARSRILHTMQSLAKNGATIIYTSHYLAEFEELGADIAIIHNGRIAAEGSLEKIITNYARSSVSLQFSQPVPSIDGWQSSGVKLLRENNANDAGSAIADLLANPALRENTLENVHISQASLQSAYLSIVGEETNHDNA from the coding sequence GTGTCTGACATAAAGAAAGGCTCCCCCGCCCTGCAACTCAGCGCGGTGCAAAAGAGCTATGGAGACCACCATGTACTTTGTGGTGTAGACCTCAAAGTTATGCCTGGTCAAATACTTGGTCTTCTCGGCAAAAACGGAGCTGGAAAATCAACCTTAATTGAAATACTCTGCGGACTTAGACAAGCAGATTCAGGATCTATCTCCGTCTGTGGAATGAATCCTGCAAAAGAATCGGTAGGCCATCTTATTGGATACGCTCCACAAGACCTTGGAATCTACCCTGACCTTACCGTCATGGAGAACCTTACATATTACGGACAGCTCGAGGGACTTTCTCGCAAGCGCTCATTTGCACGAGCAGAAGAAGTAATGGAGCTGTTAGGACTTACAAGCGAAAAAACCAAGCGAGCCCGTCATCTATCCGGTGGACAAAAAAGAAGGCTACACTCAGGTATGGCCATCATGCACGAGCCCAAGGTTATCTTTATGGATGAGCCAACGGTAGGAGCTGATGTTGAAGCGCGCAGCCGCATTTTGCATACCATGCAATCACTTGCCAAAAATGGTGCAACAATCATTTACACCTCTCACTACCTAGCAGAATTTGAAGAACTTGGTGCTGATATTGCAATCATACATAACGGTCGCATTGCAGCAGAAGGTTCACTTGAAAAGATTATTACCAACTACGCACGCAGCTCGGTCAGTCTGCAATTCTCACAACCTGTTCCTTCTATTGACGGTTGGCAAAGCAGCGGCGTGAAACTTTTGCGAGAAAACAATGCAAACGATGCAGGAAGCGCCATTGCTGATCTTCTCGCCAATCCTGCTCTAAGAGAAAACACCCTAGAAAACGTACACATATCACAGGCAAGCCTTCAAAGCGCATATTTATCGATTGTTGGAGAGGAGACAAATCATGACAACGCTTAA
- a CDS encoding methyltransferase family protein, translating to MVSNSRKKDHLPIFGAGPAYVITIVALTIAGIVLSQLGILPYLRIRSTIIVLHSLGTICFIVGIWLWVSAAIKEKLQDKIVANKLVTTGVYSVVRHPIYSAFAFVLTGILLIYSNLYLLLLPFIYWAFLTVLMKATEEKWLVDQFGKEYEDYCRQVNRCIPWFPKR from the coding sequence ATGGTTAGTAACAGCAGGAAAAAAGATCATCTTCCCATATTTGGCGCTGGACCAGCATATGTGATTACTATTGTGGCTCTAACGATAGCTGGTATTGTTTTATCTCAGCTGGGGATTTTACCGTATCTACGTATTCGTTCGACTATCATTGTTCTTCATTCTTTAGGTACGATTTGTTTTATTGTGGGTATTTGGCTTTGGGTGTCTGCTGCCATTAAAGAGAAGCTTCAGGATAAAATTGTGGCAAATAAATTGGTAACGACTGGTGTATATTCTGTGGTTCGCCACCCAATTTATTCTGCATTTGCATTTGTTTTGACAGGTATTTTATTGATTTATAGCAATCTTTATTTGCTGTTATTGCCATTTATATATTGGGCCTTTTTAACAGTTCTTATGAAAGCCACAGAAGAAAAATGGCTTGTAGATCAGTTTGGTAAAGAGTATGAGGATTACTGTAGACAGGTTAATCGCTGTATCCCGTGGTTTCCAAAGCGCTAG
- a CDS encoding TetR/AcrR family transcriptional regulator, giving the protein MPSKSLKSPAGSSAKNATKSLTKTSSKSRTLSKKKIFSTALALVDEKGLSSLSLRALGQRLGVSQAAFYRHVPNKSALLEGVSEEVLRRALESFISGIERNTEVYGQMSWQNYLRAYAVSLHDTLLQHPNAIMLVLTHPISTPGQLSLFAKMLANLSKTGFSAPLDMLGIATAVTVYTTGFSASEAVPPVGSTSEEDAPSLSEAIESLPADELDSLSMLIGDIMEGKWNFSTQFERGLDALLQGWK; this is encoded by the coding sequence GTGCCTAGCAAGTCGCTTAAGAGCCCAGCTGGAAGTTCCGCAAAGAACGCTACAAAAAGCTTGACTAAAACTTCATCCAAGAGCCGTACGCTTTCAAAGAAAAAGATTTTCTCGACAGCACTTGCTCTTGTAGACGAAAAGGGTCTGTCCTCTCTTTCTCTTCGAGCGCTTGGACAACGCCTTGGTGTTTCCCAAGCTGCTTTTTATCGGCACGTACCAAACAAGTCTGCACTGCTTGAAGGCGTCTCTGAGGAGGTGCTGAGACGTGCTCTGGAAAGTTTTATCTCTGGTATTGAGCGTAATACAGAAGTTTATGGTCAAATGAGCTGGCAAAACTACCTACGTGCTTATGCGGTGTCACTACATGACACGCTTCTACAGCATCCAAATGCCATTATGTTAGTGCTTACTCACCCGATTTCTACTCCTGGACAGCTCTCGCTTTTTGCTAAGATGCTCGCGAATCTTTCAAAAACTGGCTTTTCTGCACCTTTAGATATGCTTGGAATTGCAACCGCTGTTACGGTATATACCACGGGTTTTTCTGCTTCGGAAGCTGTACCTCCTGTGGGAAGCACCTCCGAAGAAGATGCTCCTAGTCTCTCTGAAGCAATTGAATCTCTGCCGGCTGATGAGCTTGATTCACTCAGTATGCTCATTGGAGATATAATGGAGGGCAAATGGAACTTCAGTACGCAATTTGAAAGAGGGCTTGACGCCCTTCTTCAAGGATGGAAATAA
- a CDS encoding condensation domain-containing protein, which produces MDIKGQPFDYMQYMYSFVQNPIIRGCIRFNGKLQGGKLKRAIEELASTYPILLCKYKVQKGTWATDSHASCEDLLTTISAKNDFSTLENDSLLTSLKIGIDLPLKIYWLCGEEKDSLCIIASHLLCDGRGFEQLLYLLAELYSGTEIKEQINRDRSFSQVINRFSMGQKIKILCSKTQKHSSTKLHLPLNESSRTPNLITRQISISKLEQYHSCTNEHKPSINDILLAAYLLTLHDMFQWNNITIPCPVDLRKFSTDTRNSICNLTGNYYCHINFNDNSTFDEICREITTQMHTQKNSSSCLKEPMLLHILYRILPLSIVKGLLSRAISVPITSYTNLGKMDEKLLVFQGVSISDAFIATADKPVPYFQLAASTYKDKCTLSVCTYASGKSFDVLCSVVDNICSVLENL; this is translated from the coding sequence ATGGATATAAAAGGTCAGCCATTTGATTACATGCAATACATGTACAGCTTTGTCCAAAATCCCATTATTAGAGGATGTATCCGTTTTAATGGAAAGTTACAAGGCGGCAAATTAAAACGTGCTATAGAAGAATTAGCTTCAACTTATCCGATTTTACTATGTAAGTACAAAGTTCAAAAAGGAACATGGGCTACAGATTCTCATGCTTCATGTGAGGATTTATTAACAACCATATCTGCTAAAAATGATTTCTCAACTTTAGAAAATGATTCATTATTAACGTCTCTTAAAATTGGAATTGATCTACCACTAAAAATTTACTGGCTATGTGGAGAAGAAAAAGACTCTCTTTGTATAATCGCAAGCCATTTACTTTGTGACGGAAGAGGATTTGAGCAATTACTATATCTTTTAGCTGAATTATATTCGGGTACTGAAATAAAAGAACAAATAAATAGAGATAGAAGTTTCTCTCAAGTAATTAATAGGTTTTCCATGGGGCAAAAAATAAAGATTTTATGCTCAAAGACGCAAAAACATAGCAGCACAAAACTACATCTACCGCTTAATGAGAGTAGTCGCACGCCAAATCTCATAACTAGGCAAATTAGCATATCTAAATTAGAGCAATATCATTCTTGCACCAATGAACACAAACCAAGCATTAATGATATTTTACTTGCAGCATATCTGTTAACACTGCACGATATGTTTCAATGGAATAACATTACTATTCCGTGCCCAGTTGATCTTCGTAAATTTAGTACAGACACACGTAACTCTATCTGTAATTTAACGGGGAATTATTACTGTCATATCAACTTTAATGACAATAGCACCTTTGACGAGATTTGTCGTGAAATCACTACACAAATGCATACGCAAAAGAACAGTAGTTCCTGTCTGAAGGAACCAATGTTGCTGCATATCTTATATCGCATTCTTCCCCTTTCAATTGTAAAAGGATTACTTTCCAGGGCTATTTCTGTCCCCATAACTTCATATACAAATTTAGGAAAAATGGATGAGAAACTCCTTGTATTCCAAGGAGTTTCTATTTCAGATGCTTTCATTGCTACTGCAGATAAACCAGTGCCCTATTTTCAACTGGCGGCGTCTACGTACAAAGACAAATGCACTCTTTCAGTCTGTACCTATGCGAGTGGGAAAAGCTTTGATGTACTTTGTTCTGTTGTGGACAATATCTGTAGTGTGCTTGAAAATTTATAA
- a CDS encoding flavodoxin has product MKPLIVYYSYSGITRKLAEDIALITDGELLELKPQDPYSFSYNTAIKEVRSQIEKGYGPQLCQSSVNIDDFETIFIGSPNWLKTFAPPVLSFLRTTDLSKKTVIPFCTHGGGGFGHMLEDYERECNASTIKKGIALKGDYDFNKLRNWLETSDLY; this is encoded by the coding sequence ATGAAACCTCTGATTGTCTATTACTCTTACTCAGGCATAACAAGAAAACTTGCAGAAGATATTGCACTTATTACAGACGGAGAGTTACTAGAGCTTAAACCTCAAGACCCATATTCCTTTTCATATAACACAGCAATAAAAGAAGTAAGAAGCCAAATAGAGAAGGGCTATGGTCCTCAACTGTGCCAGAGCTCAGTAAACATTGATGATTTTGAAACAATCTTTATTGGTTCTCCAAACTGGCTCAAAACCTTTGCTCCACCTGTTCTTTCATTTCTAAGAACAACAGATTTAAGCAAAAAGACAGTTATTCCATTCTGCACACATGGTGGCGGAGGATTTGGTCATATGCTTGAAGACTATGAAAGAGAATGTAACGCATCTACCATAAAGAAAGGAATTGCCCTCAAGGGTGATTACGACTTTAACAAGTTACGAAATTGGTTAGAAACATCAGATTTATATTAA